The DNA region agatatagatgatatagatatagacatatagatatagagatatagatgatatatagatatagatgatatagatatagattatagatatagatatagatatagatatagatatagatatagatatagatatagattatagatatagatatagatatagatatagatatagatatagattagatagatatagatatagatatagatatagatatagatatagatatagatatagatatagatatagatatagatatagatatagatatagatatatatatagatatagatatagatatagatatagatatagatatagatcacCAGTTCACTAGTGAAGGCCAAATAGAGCTTTTTAGTCTGGTGCCTAGGCATGCATATTTTCCAATGAGACAAATCAGGgcaggaagatcattttattacaatttatcagaatattcagacaaaaggATTCCTCTCATGCAAAGAGGAAACCCCGATTCTTAGCTTAAATTCCCTTTTATAGttaatgtaaaaaagaaaagaaaaaaatgcaagaggaaaattgatagaatagaatgatataGAACGACAgactcggaagggaccttggaggtcttccagcccaaccccctgcttaggcaggaaaccctacaccacttcagacaaatggttatcctccccccaagcagatattttgtgcccattaagaaagagtgtgccagcctatctacaaaacaaaagatctTCGGCCATAGGCCTTCAGGGCATAATAGCATTAGCCCACTACCGTTTTGCAGAAGAtacagagctcactacattgcgCAATCTGCAAAGGGTATTTCAGTCATTGCATCACCCATAGAAAcgtcaaccaaacttagctcagacaaaaaCACCTGGGctttgtactttgcctatagaaTCAGCTATGACCTCTACATAACccatgcatggccccatgggagtctgtcaacagccaatagaatgtgtgttcttgcacaggaacaggaagctcaagtgcaaaagcCAAGAGAAGGTACAAAACCCCTCACACTcgcaactccatgtggtcagctgcccagaatctgcttcatcaataaatggaccctatTTCCAATCATCTTTTaccctccattttgtctccaaggccttttctcccagcttggaatggAACCagttggatatttcttcccaccccATCTAAAAGAATGTCGCCCTCAGTTGAGGCAACTGCAACGCAATTGTTTGTAAGTCATTTTCGATCCCCCATCGCTCGGTCCTATCTATAAGAAATTATTCCTAAAAATATAGTCTTCTCCTTCAAATTATCATGTCAGAGGAGATATCAATTGTCATCAATCATAAGGAAACTGCATTATTAAATATTTGTTCTTTATTGTCTTACAAGTAATAAAAACCTTGGAACATCAAGAAAAGTGACAGCTGCAAAAAATGTGTCCTGTCTCAATTTGACACTGCTAGAAATCAACAGAGATAGGATCTCTGAAAGACCAAGGAAGGAGAAGCAGGAAACGATCCATCTCCTCCATCTCTGTTATGAGGTTGCAGTCTTATTGtcagatgttggggggggggggtgagactaTGATTTTTTCATCCCAAAACAAGGATAATttcttccccacgaaggggataATTATGACAGCTGCTAATAATGTCCAAGAATGgaaacagaaatataaaatgCTCGTGttcaatcgggggggggggaagaaaggatgagagagaaagagagagaaagagaaaaagaaggagaagggaggagaaggagaaagaggaagagggagaatgagagagaagagaaggaggagaagggaaaggaaggggaaggagaaaggaagagaaaaaatgagagagagaaagaaaaaacgagaaggaaagaaaaagaaaggagcagaatagaaagagaaaggaagagaaaatgagagaagaaggaaagaaaggatgagaaagagaaagagaaaggaaaggaagagaagagaaaagagagagaagagaagaagaaaggaggaagagaagaatgagaaagagacgagaaagagaaaaggagaagggaggaggggaaagagagagaatgagagagaaggaaagagagagaaagaaaagaaggagaaggggagaaggagaaaggaagagaaagaatgagagagagagagaaaaagacgagagagaaagaaaaagaagagcagaaggagaagagaaggaagagaaagatagagagagaaaaaagaacgagagagaagaaaagaagaaggtagcgagaggagaaagagaaaggaatataaagaatgagaaagagagagaaagagaaagagaaaaagaagaggaggagaaggagaaagagagagggagacagagagaaaattgTCCTCTCGATGAGAAATACCTGATTCTCTGAATTTGACAGTCTTTAACactcagcatgctggctgagaaGGTCCTGTCACGGTCCTTCAACTGGTTGCAATCCAAcctgcagggaagaaaaaaagggggggggaccaaAGCATTTTTCATTAgtggggagaagaaagaaatgggTGGGTTATTTAGGCCCATGATGAGAAATGGTGGAGTGTTCCCAGTGGCTGTGAGAACATTTGACCAAAGgcggctggggtgggtgtgagccagagtggtattcaacaggttctgaccagttctggagaatcggtagcggaaattttgagtagttggagaaccagtaaatccacctctggctggcccccccccatctattctctgcctcccagtcccagctgatcgggatggaatgggaattttgcagtatccttcccctggagttgggagggatggggattttgcagtatccttccctggagtggggagggaatggggattttgcagtatcctttccctggagtggggaggggaatggggattttgcagtatcctttccctggagtggggagggaatgggtattttgcagtatcctttccctggagtgggggggagggaatggggattttgtagtattctttccctggagtggggagggaagggggattttgcagtatcctttccctggagtgggagggaatggggattttgtagtattctttccctggagttgggagTAATGGGGagttttgtagtatcctttccctggagttggagggaatggggattttgcagtagccttcccctggagtggggagggaatggggattttgctgtatccttcccttgAGTGGAGTGagatgaagattttgcagtatccttcccttggaatggggagggaattggaattttgcagtatcctttcctgccATTCCCATCAAGCCATGAATGCCACacaatgcccacagaactggcagtaaaaaaactttgattcccaccactggtgtgaaccTAGGCGATAATCTGTCTTGAACCTATCTTGAATTGTTGGTTTGAAAGGAAGATGAAGACTGGACAGAGCAGGGAGATTGAAATTCTAGTTGTCTTCAGCCAgatgtctacagagattctccatcatccaggtcatggttgtcctaaataTTTCCCACCCGCCCCCGAAAAGGTAACTAGACTCTCTTAGTTTTTTTTAtctgaaaatgtttcgcttcttataCAAGAAGCTGCTTCTGAACTAAAAAACCAAagtagcttcttgggtgagaagtgaaatgttttcaagcaaaaaaacaacaacaaaaaaaaaacaagtccagttctcttttggaaaaaaaaaatgcacttttGGACCTCGAGCTATAGAAATTCCCAGAAACAATCCAAAAAGCTGTTAGCAGCCCTGAAGCGAACCTGGATGGGGCCATCTTTGCGGCTCAGGGTTGCCCTtagatgggaggggggagggaaaccgTTAACTGGGGATTTGCAGTCAAAGCAAAAgattttcttgtgggaaccaaggtcattccaacaggtggctgggGAGAGAAAGAACAAAGTATCCAAGCAACCGGCCAGCAGTTCCATTGAACCATGCGACCGAGgacttggagtggggaggggaaactTTCACTTTTGAATTGGATGAAAACCGTGGGAACCTTCAGAGGAGGTTTTCACCAATTGCGCCAAAATGATGTATCCCataattgttctttgaggaatttccttgcctcggagttctgctttcaattGGATGCACTGACAGCGTTATGGGGAAGGGAGTAAAGTACTGAATGAGAAGAGGGGAGGTCCAAGTCCTAATTCACCCAACCATGGAAGGTCCATGGGGACGTTGGGCCATTTCCATTGTGATGGTGTCGTGGCGAAAGTTCTGTCAGGCctccagtcatattccttttaggatctttggcctgtcacactttctattatttgacTATGCAGTTTCTTAGTGGGGAATAGGGctgggggaatagtaaggagcagaatgtgttgctatcaaataaaacattcctttcgagaagcccaaggtcatcttttgtctctgcacctctgcacctgaccggaactagataggtagaatgccagcgtggcagaggaagattggactatgtgatggacttgtgggtgcgggggcaaggtcttgaactttgAACTGGGTGGAAAacttaggaagctttcagattcgggtttccacagtttgtaccaacatgtctctcttattaaattggaactttgatgaaagctatgccttgaattCTGTTTTGATCCtggatggtatttggaatgctgacaggttTCTGTTGTGGGAGAAAACacaaggtggggggggagaacttTGTGCAACCACCATTGGACTCCTGAATGAAAAACAGGATGTGCCTCTTATTTACAGGgctgggatcctactggtttaacaactggtttgctgagcaTGCGCTTTGCATGCACAGTGTAGAGAAGACTTAACTTCCAGATTACTGTTTGGgaaagaaaacagctgaggcatggcaatctacTCTTCCGTGCAACGCAGTTGAGAAGATATGtaaaaggttctccttgcacatatgtgttagtcattcccgactgtagggggtagtgctcatctccatttcaaagcagaagagccagtgctgtctgaagacatctccgtggtcatgtggccgcatgactcaacaccaaagatGTACGGaatgttgttcccttcccaccaaaggtggtccctgtttttctacttgcatttttacatgctttcaaactgctaggttggcagaagctgggacaagtaatgggagctcactctgttacgtggcgctagggattcgaactgccgaactgccaacctttctgatcgacaagctcagcatcttagtcacccCATCCCTAGACAGTTGAGAAGAGAAaggtaagtaaagtgcaggggCAGGTCGGCAGATGGGCGAGCCCACTTGCTCatgggagcaaaccggttcggATCTTCGGAgataccagtttgcccgaaccaggctgaaccggcagaatcccacccctgatttctAATAACTGTCTAAATAATCAAGCTCTGGTGAGcctcatctcatttcaaccctggatAAGACCTACCTGAGACTGCGACAATaaagcagctgggagagaagACTTTGCAAGATGTGATAAGTGAGACAATTGGAGAGATTGGCTTCTTCCACACACGCCTCTGATGTCTGGAGAACGTAAGCCAAGGCAGAGCAATTCATTGGGGTCAACATTCCAGCTAGGTTCTCGGTTTTCATGGCCTCCTCAATGTTGGCAGCTACCTCTGTGTATTGAAGCTCGTGTAAGCACCGCACGAGGTTCACAGTCCTGCAGGAGACAACTTGGTCCACGGCCAGGAAATTCTGGAAGAGGCCCACCACATGACTCTGGTAGCTGTGGTGTTCGTCCCTCACCAGGAACCAATCGGACAAGACTTTGTTTACCGGCGAGGGAAAGGAGACCAACAAGGAAGCGTATAAAAATGTCCAGGTGCCCATCCTCGGATTGTAAGGATCTCTGGATGGCATTTTTAACATGGTTGACAAAGCCCAGCTTGGGCCAAGACATGCCACTTTCAACGAAGAGGTCAAAGAGGGCACGCTTGGCCACGGAATAATAATAAGTAGCCGCTAGATATTCCTGAAACGTTAAGTGGGAAAATAGTAGATGCTAGAAAACGAGATCTCTTCCTTAAGCAGGATCCTACTGGATAAGCTGAAGTGAAGGGAAGAGAGGTCAACTCCATAAGCTTTCATATCCTGCTCAACAAACATTTACTTTCTCTTGATCAGACTGTAGAAGGCCAATCGCCCCAGCCCATTCATCATCTTCTTGCCATTGTTCACCATTGGTTCAATCCGGAGGACTTCCTTCTGTTTCCCTTGCCAATCACTGCACAGCAATATTTTAAAGTAATAGGAATAGATTTCTGACAACGTCTTAGGGATGGCTGAAGTTTCTGGAGGCCGATCAGCAGCACTCGTTAGGAAATAGCCCATCGACGAGCCGCAGATGCAGCAAAACGCTGGCACAGTGCAGAGGGCATACAAGGACTTGTTGCTTTTGAGATGTTGCATCACACTGTCCGCTAAGCTTTGGTTTTCACCGAACATGTGACCTAAATAGTTTTTTATTTCAGTCTCTCCGAAACCTTGCATCTCAGTCAACCGGTCCACCAGACCCCCGGGATTTGGCTGGTTGCCGTTGGCCGGGAAGTAATCCAGATGGACATCTTTTGCAACAGGTGGCCTCGGATGATGTTGTGAGTAGGTTGTCCACTTGGATCTCCTTCTGGGGGTCCGTGCAAACCGTTGCATTGGAAAATCCAGGAGGGTCTTGAATTCGTCTAGTCCATCCAGGATCAGAAGGACTCTGGCACTGCTCACGGGAAGAAGGCTGAGGTCCATTAAGTGGGGGGCTGCCAGCCTGACCAGCTTCTCGGGCCGAGAGCTTTTCCGTAAGCGTTCAGTTCCCGAAAAGTGAGAGGCAAACAAATGTGAACTTTTTGCTTATCTCTCTCTTGGCCCAAGCGTGGACAAATAATTTGACCAAGGTGCTCTTGGCCGATCCCCGCCACACCAATTGTCATCAAGACCCGTGGAGGCATGCTGAGCTTGGAGAGAGGCAGGAAGAGCTTCTCTAGGGAGATCTTTTTGGAGATGTTCCTCAAGCCGTTGGTGGTTTCGATCTGGATGAAATCAGTTGCTTCTGCTGGAGATCGCTCAGCCCTTCCACGAGGAGGAGATCGGTCACCCTCTCCAAAGGGATAAGTTCTGGATTAGTGCCACACCAGGTCTGAAGACCCTCAGTGTGCTTTTGGACATTGGTTctgtgaagaaagaaggaagaagatgatCAAGTGACCAGAGATTCAGGAATGTCATGTCAGGAATTGGAGTATTTGTCTAATTGGCCACAAATGACCTTCCCTAAGTTGAAAACCTTCCTATAGTTCCATGGTGATGAACGTATGGCACgactgccagaggtggcacgcagagccctctctatgggcacactGATCTGTCTGGTTTCACACAGCACACCAGGCAGCTGGTCTTCACTGTGGCCTGGAAAATGGCATGAAAATGGCCCGAAGAATGCCCCCAAAACTGGttttttttcaggccgtttttgggcaTGTTCCGGGGCTATTTTCAGGCCTCTTTCGGTTGTTTTCTGGACCATTTTCCGCAGATGTTGTCCggggcctgaaaaatggccaagaaACAGGCATGGCCCGCAGTGGCAGCTGGTCTTCAAATTCTGgcattctagcaatagcaatagcagttagacttatataccgcttcatagggcttcagccctctctaagtggtttacagagtcagcatattgcccccaacaacaatccgggtcctcatttcacccacctcggaaggatggaaggctgagtcaaccctgagccagtgagatttgaacagccgaactgcagaactgcgtcagctgaagtagcctgcagtgctgtattctaaccactgcgccacctcggctctggcgcACGCATATGCACAAGCATGCAGGCATTTTTCTGATTGGGGCACTTGTAcagaaaagatttgccatcactgctatagttcAATAAGGCTCAAGAGAGTGCTCTCTTCTAAatgcttccttcttttttatgGATCAAATAGTATGATGCTCAGCACTGAAAGTGCAGATTAAGTCACCTGATATTTAAGGCTTTGAAAGGTGTAATAgtaaagtaaagataaaggttccccgcgcacatatgtgctgagtcattctgactctaggaggcggtgctcatctctgtttcaaagccgaaagcCAGCGCTATCCgtagacatctccatggtcatgtggccggcatgactcaatgccaaagactcatggaacgctgttaccttcccaccaaaggtggtccctgtttttcctacttgcattgttacatgctttgaactgctaggttggcagaagctgggacaagtaacaggagctcactctgttacgcagcactagggatttgaaccaccaaactgctgactttctgatggacaagctcagtgtcttagccactgagccaccatgttccaaGTATAATAGTAATCCCATCCAAAATTCTCAACTGAAGGGACTGAAGACAATTGTATCAGTGTTGGCTTCAAAGGGAAATGAAAGTtctggttatttttttctttatatttagaaTCTCCCATATGGGGAAGAACCCTAACCAATATCCATACAAGGCCAGGAGTGGTTGAAGCATCTTGAATGTGGTCCCATGGAGTAaagtcttttccttttttttttgctaaaagttGTTCAGATGAAAAACTGTCCAGATGACTCATATACAAAAGTATTTTTCATaacaggcagaggaggaggaggaggagcagtggtgggattcaaataatttaacaatcggttctctgccctaatgatttcttccaatgatcagttcaccaaactgttcagaaagttaacaaccggttctcccgaagtggtgtgaactggctgaatcccaccactgaggaggagggaggaggaaggagaaggagaaagaaggagaaggagaaggagaagtaggaaaaggaggaggaggaggaggattccaAGCTGTTTTTTTGCAATTGACAAAATCCTGttagtcaattacaaaaggcagctttatctgGAACAGCTCATGTCCTGCGAGgatatctttaacaccatcaaaaacttctgcctatcccagatctttGGGGAAAACTCAACAATTgggcaaaaatgccaaatccagcctaaaCATCTGGCCGACTGTGCACCCAACTGTAATAAAATAGAGCAAGACTGTATCCCCTGGTAAGACTCACCATCCATCAGGGATTTGCTGGGATCATTAGCTGCAATAGAGTGTTGACTGCATGTAGCAGACAAATTCCACCATGTTCACCCTTCAAAACTGTCTACTTGATGGATCCTGTGGGAAGTCTTACTTTATCCATGATtctgaaggaggaaaaaaaaagattattgctAAGGCAGGAGGGAAAACAATCAACCGTTTCAATACATCACCATTTCTTCTCTCTATTTTTATAAAGgccgagcgccaaagaatggaggcctttaaaCTCTGGTGTTGGTGacgactcctgcgagtcccttggactgcaaggcgatccaaccggtcagtcctagatgaGATCAACcccaactgctctttagaaagccagatcctgaagagcaaactcaaagactttggccacctaatgagaaggaaggactcactggagaagagcctcatgctgggaaaaaaggagggcaaaagaaaggggacagcagagaatgagatggatggatggaccgaagcagtcggtgtgagcttaaatggactccagagatggtagaggacaggaaggcctggaggaatgttgtccatggggtcacaatgtgttggacacgactttgcaactaacaacaacatttctATTGTTGTATGTCCTACTGTTGTCCTAATAGCAGCACCCAAATTTATCATCTGGGTGGTGCCTTATGGGAAGAAATCAAAACATTGAGAGAACAAAAGGACTTGATCAATCCCAGCTGCCCATCTTTATCTATCAAGGTTGCCTCCAGGAACAAAGACAAGATGTATGTCAGCTACCTCTGGGCCTTACTCGTGAGATGGAAAAATATTCAGGATTGCCATCTTCATACTAAAACAGCCTTGTCCTAATGCTCAGCAATTGCT from Thamnophis elegans isolate rThaEle1 chromosome 14, rThaEle1.pri, whole genome shotgun sequence includes:
- the NLRC3 gene encoding LOW QUALITY PROTEIN: NLR family CARD domain-containing protein 3 (The sequence of the model RefSeq protein was modified relative to this genomic sequence to represent the inferred CDS: inserted 6 bases in 6 codons; deleted 4 bases in 3 codons; substituted 1 base at 1 genomic stop codon) — its product is MALTQHHKNQILGKPHKMENENRTNVQKHTEGLQTWCGTNPELIPLERVTDLLLVEGLSDLQQKQXDFIQIETTNGLRNISKKISLEKLFLPLSKLSMPPRVLMTIGVAGIGKSTLVKLFVHAWAKREISKKFTFXLPLTFRELNAYGKARPEKLVRLAAPHLMDLSLLPVSSARVLLILDGLDEFKTLLDFXNATVCTDPQKEIQVDNLLXNIIRGHLLQKMSIWITSRPTATSQXPGGLVDRLTEMQGFGETEIKNYLGHMFGENQSLADSVMQHLKSNKSLYALCTVPAFCCICGSSMGYFLTSAADRPPETSAIPKTLSEIYSYYFKILLCSDWQGKQKEVLRIEPMVNNGKKMMNGLGRLAFYSLIKRKXMFVEQDMKAYGVDLSSLHFSLSSRILLKEEISFSSIYYFXHLTFQEYLAATYYYSVAKRALFDLFVESGMSWPKLGFVNHVKNAIQRSLQSEDGHLDIFIRFLVGLLSSPVNKVLSDWFLVRDEHHSYQSHVVGLFQNFLAVDQVVSCRTVNLVRCLHELQYTEVAANIEEAMKTENLAGMLTPMNCSALAYVLQTSEACVEEANLSNCLTYHILQSLLSQLLYCRSLRLDCNQLKDRDRTFSASMLSVKDCQIQRISLAENQIGTKGAKALAKSLKVNRSLLALDLRSNAIGPNGAKALADALKNNQHLLSLNLQSNMIKDKGAAGLAEVLASNQTLTTLHIQKNEVGPQGSKQLAEALKRNWGLKDLNLSGNCVGDLGAAALAEGLRLNHTLLTLDLQSNSISDTGVTALTRALCCNQGLTSLNLRENSISQEGAQAIAHGLRTNCTLKNLDLAANLLHDEGIHAIAQALKENQALTSLHLQWNFIQAKAAKALNLALQCNRSLTILDLQENAIGDEGTVALASALRVNSTLEALYLQVAAIGVSGATALAEALVVNKNLAILDLRGNSIGLMGAKAMAHSLKVNSTLRRLNLQENSLGMDGAICIATALTGRHNLTYINLLGNKIGESGAKVISEAIRAKNPSCVVEI